The Halorientalis sp. IM1011 genome window below encodes:
- a CDS encoding glutamate--cysteine ligase: protein MDRRGSAETFTRMGTLGIEEEFFVVDDRNRPTSGTDDLVYESEPPEILDGRLDHELFKCVIETQTPTIGADDLDEAREQLAAVRTALVDHAESHGYGIAAAGLHPAANWRELEHAEKPRYKSQLDRIQYPQHRNTTAGLHVHVGVDDADKAVWVANEIRWHLPIMLALSANSPYWCGFDTGLHSARAKIFEALPNTGVPTAFESYEAFDEFERTMVETGSIEDRGELWYDVRPHSGLGTVEVRTPDGQADEETVMAFVEYTHALVTDLAERYEDGETGRKHRREALDENKWRAIRHGHEAELLSRDLEETVDLGELVDRECERLGVSGIGDVYDAESGAEKQRRLLDEAGMDELCRELRL from the coding sequence ATGGACCGGAGGGGCTCCGCCGAGACGTTCACCCGGATGGGAACGCTGGGCATCGAAGAGGAGTTTTTCGTCGTCGACGACCGGAACCGGCCGACCTCCGGCACGGACGACCTCGTCTACGAGTCCGAGCCGCCGGAGATACTCGACGGCCGGCTGGACCACGAACTGTTCAAGTGCGTCATCGAGACCCAGACGCCGACCATCGGTGCCGACGACCTCGACGAGGCGCGAGAGCAACTGGCCGCCGTGCGGACGGCGCTGGTCGACCACGCCGAGAGCCACGGCTACGGCATCGCCGCCGCTGGCCTGCACCCGGCCGCGAATTGGCGGGAACTCGAACACGCCGAGAAACCGCGGTACAAATCACAGCTCGACCGGATCCAGTACCCCCAACACCGGAACACGACCGCGGGACTGCACGTCCACGTCGGCGTCGACGACGCTGACAAGGCGGTGTGGGTCGCCAACGAGATCCGCTGGCATCTCCCGATCATGCTGGCGCTGTCGGCCAACTCGCCGTACTGGTGTGGGTTCGACACCGGCCTCCACTCCGCGCGGGCGAAGATCTTCGAGGCGCTGCCGAACACCGGCGTCCCGACGGCCTTCGAATCCTACGAGGCGTTCGACGAGTTCGAGCGCACGATGGTCGAGACCGGGTCGATCGAGGACCGCGGGGAGTTGTGGTACGACGTACGGCCCCACTCCGGGCTCGGGACCGTGGAGGTCCGGACGCCCGACGGCCAGGCCGACGAGGAAACGGTCATGGCGTTCGTCGAGTACACGCACGCGCTGGTGACCGACCTCGCCGAACGGTACGAGGACGGCGAGACCGGGCGAAAACACCGCCGTGAGGCCCTGGACGAGAACAAGTGGCGCGCGATTCGGCACGGCCACGAGGCCGAACTGCTCTCCCGTGACCTCGAAGAGACCGTCGACCTGGGCGAACTGGTCGACCGCGAGTGCGAGCGCCTGGGCGTCAGCGGGATCGGGGACGTGTACGACGCGGAGAGCGGGGCGGAGAAGCAGCGTCGGCTCCTGGACGAGGCGGGGATGGACGAACTCTGTCGCGAACTCCGATTGTAG
- a CDS encoding winged helix-turn-helix domain-containing protein, translating to MSTDDGPSEPEEEGLDVTDGDGSVRERLEEETDRAVERFDDGVVDLLSWVLDTETRARIYVYLRQHPDSTSDEVAEGTGLYPSTVREALAELHGEDRVSRRKRESDGAGNNPYEYTAIAPSELVSNIAGDVQSELNTVFNLDDHLGDGGGESTDGADEPVTITVEESEQ from the coding sequence ATGTCTACAGACGACGGGCCATCCGAACCCGAAGAGGAGGGACTGGACGTGACCGACGGCGACGGGAGCGTCCGCGAGCGACTGGAAGAGGAGACCGACAGGGCGGTCGAACGGTTCGACGACGGCGTCGTCGACCTGCTGTCCTGGGTGCTCGACACCGAGACGCGGGCGCGAATCTACGTCTACCTGCGCCAGCACCCCGACAGCACGAGCGACGAGGTCGCCGAGGGGACGGGCCTGTACCCGAGTACCGTCCGCGAGGCGCTGGCGGAACTCCACGGGGAGGATCGGGTGAGTCGGCGCAAGCGCGAGAGCGACGGCGCGGGGAACAACCCCTACGAGTACACCGCTATCGCGCCGAGCGAACTGGTGTCGAACATCGCGGGGGACGTGCAGTCGGAGCTGAACACGGTGTTCAATCTGGACGATCACCTCGGCGATGGCGGGGGCGAATCGACGGACGGGGCCGACGAGCCGGTGACGATCACCGTCGAGGAATCGGAGCAGTGA
- a CDS encoding phosphopantetheine adenylyltransferase, with protein sequence MKVALGGTFDPVHDGHRALFERAFELGDVTVGLTSDELAPKTRDEDRHVRTFEQRRRDLDAELAKFAEEFDREFEIRKLTEPTGIATEPQFDYLIVSPETETGGRRINEIRRENGDAPLEIEVVEHVYADDGDVISSTRIVKGEIDEHGNLTPDRDGRPKRETET encoded by the coding sequence ATGAAGGTCGCGCTGGGCGGGACGTTCGACCCCGTACACGATGGGCACCGTGCGCTGTTCGAGCGCGCGTTCGAACTCGGTGACGTCACCGTCGGGCTCACGAGCGACGAACTCGCACCGAAGACCCGCGACGAGGATCGACACGTCCGGACGTTCGAGCAACGCCGGCGCGATCTCGACGCGGAACTCGCCAAATTCGCCGAGGAGTTCGACCGCGAGTTCGAGATCCGCAAACTGACCGAACCCACAGGTATCGCTACCGAACCGCAGTTCGATTACCTCATCGTCTCCCCCGAGACCGAGACGGGCGGTCGCCGCATCAACGAGATCCGTCGCGAGAACGGCGACGCCCCCCTCGAAATCGAAGTCGTCGAACACGTCTACGCCGACGACGGCGACGTCATCTCCTCGACCCGAATCGTCAAAGGCGAGATCGACGAACACGGGAACCTCACGCCCGACCGGGACGGCCGCCCCAAGCGGGAGACAGAAACCTGA
- a CDS encoding cyclin: MYRASDEVDNEEWLAELEAAADSLDLDDEARTRAADLFLTTLPDSDRSKRPTMAASLYVATLVTGDRRSQGAVADAVGVSRLSVQQRWKELLERTGLDAPDW, from the coding sequence GTGTATCGGGCCAGCGACGAGGTGGACAACGAGGAGTGGCTCGCCGAACTCGAGGCGGCGGCCGACAGCCTCGATCTCGACGACGAGGCACGAACCCGGGCAGCCGACCTCTTCCTTACGACGCTACCCGACAGCGACCGGTCGAAGCGGCCGACGATGGCGGCCAGCCTCTACGTCGCGACGCTCGTGACGGGCGACCGGCGGTCACAGGGTGCGGTGGCCGACGCTGTGGGTGTCTCGCGGCTCTCGGTCCAGCAGCGGTGGAAGGAGTTACTCGAACGCACGGGACTGGACGCCCCGGACTGGTGA
- a CDS encoding MOSC domain-containing protein, with translation MTGTVERIWVTEAEGEPMEAVESVRAVPGGLEGDRYCRGTGYYSGFDECEVTLIEAEAIGRIRDRHDIDLTDGRHRRNVVTRGVDVHDLLDRRFGIGDATFEGTRPRPPCAHVEQVADEEGVAKSLSGDRGGICARVVDGGEFAAGDGIEIGESTAPDPDGLAEAIKERRS, from the coding sequence ATGACCGGCACGGTCGAACGGATCTGGGTGACCGAGGCGGAGGGGGAACCGATGGAGGCCGTCGAGAGCGTCCGCGCCGTGCCCGGCGGGCTGGAAGGCGACCGCTACTGCCGGGGCACCGGCTACTACTCCGGATTCGACGAGTGCGAGGTGACGCTGATCGAGGCCGAGGCAATCGGGCGCATCCGCGACCGCCACGACATCGACCTGACCGACGGGCGACACCGCCGGAACGTGGTGACCCGGGGCGTCGACGTGCACGACCTGCTCGACCGTCGGTTCGGAATCGGCGACGCGACGTTCGAGGGGACCCGTCCGCGGCCACCCTGCGCCCACGTCGAACAGGTCGCCGACGAGGAGGGCGTCGCCAAATCCCTGAGCGGCGACCGCGGTGGGATCTGTGCCCGCGTGGTCGACGGCGGTGAGTTCGCGGCCGGCGACGGGATCGAGATCGGCGAGTCGACAGCGCCCGACCCCGACGGTCTGGCCGAGGCGATCAAAGAGCGGCGGTCGTAA
- a CDS encoding DolP-mannose mannosyltransferase, whose translation MQGVTLPRSRRELHDWIETHWFLVLLGGALALVATGTIYRFLDHPWYISDDSALFQHGGWYITQGATPYVDFWDLKPPLIYAVTTTLALLSGGNMAALHVLSVVVAVAAIVAGVTLVGVLNYRLTGNGVASVAAGWTMFVVTTLYTYPWAGIRPKYLAFPFGVAALLLAVDDRPLPSGAAAAVTAGFWHLGAPLALLVVAMNYVDGDRVGLERSLAGGLTVTAVVLAPFVLTGNLTPLFVEVVLTPLYGAGEYSLVSRLLEPIYELGWGVVLFPAGVYGWYLGAKGDWSQYWWVVVGGVAYQLLFFVEMAGAIDAVLAAPFAALGVGAVVAEAPTPARRTLLLGLVLVLVASSLHWNEGGTTPVRDEIREIQESWGTVEYGPLAERPPEFPSMETIYWEQRRPATCHYRMDKKQRAFVHATGGTLHEPTCGAWPFEQPPLPWVVDKVTPW comes from the coding sequence ATGCAGGGGGTGACCCTCCCACGCTCCCGTCGCGAACTTCACGACTGGATCGAGACCCACTGGTTCCTCGTCCTGCTCGGCGGTGCCCTCGCGCTCGTGGCCACGGGGACCATCTACCGGTTCCTCGATCACCCCTGGTACATCAGCGACGACTCCGCCCTCTTCCAGCACGGCGGCTGGTATATCACGCAGGGCGCGACCCCCTACGTCGACTTCTGGGACCTCAAACCACCGCTGATCTACGCCGTGACGACGACGCTCGCCCTTCTCTCGGGCGGGAACATGGCGGCCCTCCACGTCCTGAGCGTCGTCGTCGCGGTGGCGGCCATCGTCGCGGGCGTCACGCTCGTCGGTGTCCTCAACTATCGGCTCACCGGGAACGGCGTTGCCAGCGTCGCAGCGGGGTGGACGATGTTCGTCGTCACGACGCTGTACACCTACCCCTGGGCCGGGATCCGACCGAAGTACCTGGCCTTCCCGTTCGGCGTGGCGGCGCTCCTGCTGGCCGTCGACGACCGCCCGCTCCCGAGCGGTGCCGCCGCCGCGGTCACGGCCGGGTTCTGGCACCTCGGAGCACCGCTGGCCCTCCTCGTGGTCGCGATGAACTACGTCGACGGTGACCGTGTGGGACTCGAGCGCTCGCTCGCGGGCGGGTTGACTGTCACCGCGGTCGTCCTCGCGCCGTTCGTACTCACCGGAAATCTCACACCGCTGTTCGTCGAGGTCGTCCTCACACCGCTGTACGGCGCGGGGGAATACTCGCTGGTGAGCCGACTGCTGGAACCGATCTACGAACTCGGGTGGGGGGTCGTCCTGTTCCCGGCCGGCGTCTACGGCTGGTACCTCGGCGCCAAAGGTGACTGGTCGCAGTACTGGTGGGTCGTCGTCGGCGGCGTCGCCTACCAGTTGCTCTTTTTCGTCGAGATGGCCGGTGCGATCGACGCAGTGCTGGCCGCTCCGTTCGCCGCGCTCGGTGTCGGTGCCGTCGTCGCCGAGGCCCCGACTCCCGCCCGGCGGACGCTGCTGCTGGGTCTCGTCCTCGTCCTCGTCGCGTCGAGTCTCCACTGGAACGAGGGCGGGACGACGCCGGTCCGTGACGAGATCCGCGAGATCCAGGAGTCGTGGGGCACCGTCGAGTACGGACCGCTGGCCGAACGACCGCCGGAGTTCCCGTCGATGGAGACGATCTACTGGGAACAGCGACGGCCGGCCACCTGTCACTACCGGATGGACAAGAAACAACGCGCGTTCGTACACGCCACCGGCGGGACCCTCCACGAGCCGACCTGTGGCGCGTGGCCCTTCGAGCAGCCCCCGCTGCCGTGGGTGGTCGACAAAGTTACACCCTGGTGA
- a CDS encoding nitric oxide synthase oxygenase codes for MHESPSEYSRRELYAEADAFVRECYSELGRESEIEDRLDEIADEIERRGHYDHTAFELEHGAKMAWRNSNRCIGRLFWQQLTVADARDCETAREVHEACCTHLERARNGGNIKPLLTVFKPMIDGDRQVRLWNYELLRYAGYRTADGIVGDPDEVELTEYCQSRGWEGEGTRFDILPHVVQIRDQEPELFEVPESAVGEVRLRHPEYAWFEDLGLRWYDVPVVSNMRLEIGGIHYTAAPFSGWYVSTEIGARNLADEDRYDMLPAVAEKLGLDTGDDRTLWKDEALVELNRAVLHSFAEDGVQIVDHHTVTDQFERFEEKEAAAGREVTGDRAWLLPPMSSATTHVFENDYDNTVKKPNFFYRNPPATLSERRESLGR; via the coding sequence ATGCATGAATCTCCGTCCGAGTACTCTCGACGGGAACTCTACGCGGAGGCCGATGCATTCGTTCGCGAGTGTTACTCCGAACTGGGCCGCGAATCCGAGATCGAAGACCGACTCGACGAGATCGCGGACGAGATCGAGCGGCGCGGCCACTACGACCACACGGCTTTCGAACTCGAACACGGCGCGAAGATGGCCTGGCGCAACAGCAACCGCTGCATCGGCCGCCTGTTCTGGCAGCAGTTAACCGTCGCCGATGCACGGGATTGCGAGACGGCCCGCGAGGTACACGAGGCCTGCTGTACCCACCTCGAACGGGCACGCAACGGCGGCAATATCAAACCGTTGCTGACGGTATTCAAACCGATGATCGACGGGGACCGACAGGTCAGACTCTGGAACTACGAACTGTTGCGGTACGCCGGCTACCGGACGGCGGACGGAATCGTCGGTGATCCCGACGAAGTCGAGTTGACCGAGTACTGCCAGTCCCGCGGGTGGGAAGGCGAGGGGACCCGATTCGACATCCTGCCCCACGTGGTGCAGATCAGAGATCAGGAACCGGAGCTGTTCGAGGTCCCCGAGTCGGCCGTCGGCGAGGTACGGCTTCGCCACCCCGAGTACGCGTGGTTCGAGGACCTCGGCCTCAGGTGGTACGACGTGCCCGTCGTCTCGAACATGCGTCTGGAGATCGGCGGCATCCACTACACGGCCGCGCCGTTCAGTGGGTGGTACGTGTCGACGGAGATCGGGGCGCGAAACCTCGCGGACGAGGATCGCTACGATATGCTGCCGGCGGTCGCGGAGAAACTCGGACTCGATACGGGGGACGATCGGACCCTCTGGAAAGACGAGGCGCTGGTGGAGTTGAACCGTGCGGTGTTGCACTCCTTCGCGGAGGACGGCGTCCAGATCGTCGATCACCACACCGTGACCGACCAGTTCGAGCGGTTCGAGGAGAAGGAAGCGGCGGCCGGGCGGGAGGTGACCGGCGACCGGGCGTGGCTGTTACCGCCGATGAGTTCGGCAACGACACACGTGTTCGAGAACGACTACGATAACACCGTGAAGAAACCGAACTTCTTCTATCGGAATCCACCCGCGACGTTGAGTGAGCGGCGGGAATCGCTCGGGCGGTGA